In Terriglobus sp. TAA 43, a single window of DNA contains:
- a CDS encoding TonB-dependent receptor, with translation MPGLSRIAVLLYPRRTFTALLLSVAAVPAVMAQDASTGALNGVVRDPSGAVLSAATLTLRDVQTGQQRTLQSDRLGEFYFPSLTAGTYVLSATATGFTPLQVNAVSVAVGKTTRLMPQMQIGGVRQEVEVTASPTVEFDSPLNANLSPQQLQMLPLDGRRFQSLAVLTPLVAAEDANAVLNPAEESAPQAVGDTDNARLSIRAQDPALNRFTLDGEDHTRQFDMQPRGGGALPFAITQEAVQEFGVRAVADADSSQPHGAGGALRTITRRGGEDVHGSAFFLIRNSAGNATNPFSTTTRYNNGSPTTTLVKPRDQREQFGGSIGGRLGLHSTYGFVAVDGQRRSFPAISSPSDSAFYSLKAVQRALLANRGVSTTAIAKGLAYIDSLSGTLDRHANEVSLFPRLDWDTARSNTSAQWNRVRFDSAAGQNALPVVARGRGSIGSARTEGDDVLLHTTAMLHRRWSLDARIGYSRDVTYAESPTPLPQEPHTGPGGSAPQVDLSDAFSFGSAPITGLRRLPDERNVEAGITLQFHGRAHQVSVGTSLIATDERIAGSEANNGRYLYANSTAAGHAGSLVDFLTDYTYNSASYPNGGCPSIYSQPHYFCFSSFTQTFGSIPEARFHTAEWSAFVSDRWRVTPRLHINAGARYEWDRLPPPQHPNASIDAVFGGFAATQTMPSDTNDLAPFGGISYAPTSGTVVRVGYGFQFSSIPGTTIQRALANTAQTASQTQLRITPRTIIDPACASYGTNFGYPATYTCAPFGPLAATGAAWAFSRSFQMPTAQTAELSVSQQIATRTHISGSYVLAMSRELTDTVDLNIAPSTSNIAFRIVRNGGEAGASGGDVFHVPLYTARKTSAFGPVTAILSDGNGTYHAMALSLEHQTPRSLTLRASWTYSKSLDTVRTGPTASNENAHFDPYSPLYDRAPSNFDHRHRVTMLAVWQPHAEMANAFLRAVGNGWSLSPVLLFQSGRPYSYNLSGGSSLPGGRESLNNSGGANYLPSVGRNSLRLPWTENVDVSLSRAFAIKRDRVRLRLMMQAYNLLNHVNVTTVEQRAFLVGSAGADGVVPLTFQDAATITTEGVTGKPFGMASQSANSPTRERRLQAGLRFEW, from the coding sequence TTGCCTGGGTTGTCTCGTATCGCCGTTCTTCTCTATCCACGCCGAACGTTCACCGCGTTGCTGCTGAGTGTTGCCGCTGTGCCCGCTGTCATGGCGCAGGATGCATCGACTGGCGCACTGAATGGCGTTGTCCGAGATCCCTCCGGCGCTGTGCTTTCGGCCGCCACACTGACACTGCGTGATGTGCAAACGGGCCAACAGCGTACGTTGCAATCGGATCGTCTGGGCGAGTTTTACTTTCCATCGCTCACAGCCGGAACTTACGTGCTTTCCGCTACGGCCACAGGCTTCACTCCTCTACAGGTGAATGCTGTGAGTGTCGCTGTTGGCAAGACAACACGCCTGATGCCGCAAATGCAGATTGGCGGAGTACGTCAGGAAGTGGAAGTCACCGCATCTCCCACTGTGGAGTTTGATTCTCCGTTGAATGCGAACCTGTCGCCGCAGCAGTTGCAGATGCTACCGCTGGATGGGCGCAGATTCCAATCACTTGCAGTGCTTACTCCACTGGTCGCTGCGGAAGACGCAAATGCAGTATTGAATCCCGCAGAAGAGAGCGCGCCGCAAGCTGTCGGCGATACCGATAACGCGCGGTTGTCCATCCGCGCGCAGGACCCAGCGCTGAACCGCTTCACGCTTGACGGCGAGGATCATACGCGACAGTTTGATATGCAGCCGCGTGGCGGCGGCGCTCTGCCCTTTGCCATTACGCAAGAGGCCGTGCAGGAGTTTGGCGTGCGAGCCGTGGCCGATGCCGATTCGTCGCAACCTCACGGCGCGGGCGGAGCTCTGCGGACCATCACACGTCGCGGCGGCGAAGATGTCCACGGCTCGGCGTTCTTTCTGATTCGTAACAGCGCGGGAAACGCCACGAATCCCTTCAGCACGACGACGCGTTACAACAACGGATCGCCCACGACGACACTGGTAAAGCCTCGCGATCAACGTGAACAGTTCGGTGGTTCTATTGGTGGCAGACTCGGTCTGCACAGTACATATGGCTTTGTCGCGGTGGATGGCCAACGTAGGAGTTTTCCTGCAATCTCCAGCCCGTCAGACAGTGCGTTTTACTCGCTTAAAGCAGTTCAGCGTGCTTTGCTGGCGAATCGCGGCGTCAGCACCACCGCAATTGCGAAAGGGCTGGCATACATCGACAGCCTGAGCGGCACGCTGGATCGCCATGCGAATGAGGTGTCGCTCTTTCCGCGGCTGGATTGGGACACGGCGCGCAGCAACACCTCTGCGCAATGGAATCGTGTGCGATTCGACTCCGCGGCGGGGCAGAATGCTCTGCCTGTGGTGGCGCGCGGACGCGGCAGCATTGGCAGCGCTCGTACGGAAGGCGATGACGTGCTGTTACACACGACGGCCATGTTGCATCGGCGATGGAGCCTGGATGCACGCATCGGCTACAGCCGCGACGTGACCTACGCTGAATCACCAACGCCATTGCCACAGGAGCCGCACACGGGTCCGGGCGGTAGCGCTCCGCAGGTGGATCTGTCCGATGCATTCTCGTTCGGCAGCGCGCCTATCACCGGGCTGCGCAGGCTTCCCGATGAACGCAACGTCGAGGCAGGAATCACATTGCAATTCCACGGACGCGCGCACCAGGTGAGTGTGGGCACATCGCTCATCGCAACGGACGAGCGCATTGCCGGAAGCGAAGCCAACAATGGACGTTATCTCTATGCCAACTCCACCGCAGCGGGGCATGCAGGTTCGTTGGTGGACTTCCTCACGGATTACACCTACAACTCTGCCAGCTATCCGAATGGCGGGTGCCCGTCCATCTACTCGCAGCCGCATTACTTCTGCTTCTCCAGCTTCACGCAAACGTTCGGAAGCATCCCGGAGGCTCGTTTCCATACAGCCGAATGGAGCGCGTTTGTTTCGGATCGCTGGCGCGTGACGCCGCGACTTCACATCAACGCAGGTGCACGTTACGAGTGGGATCGGCTGCCGCCACCACAGCATCCGAATGCCAGCATTGACGCGGTCTTTGGCGGCTTCGCAGCGACCCAGACAATGCCCTCAGACACAAATGATCTAGCGCCATTCGGGGGCATTTCGTATGCACCAACGAGCGGGACGGTGGTGCGAGTGGGATACGGTTTTCAATTCTCAAGTATCCCCGGTACTACGATTCAACGAGCACTTGCGAACACCGCACAAACCGCGAGCCAGACGCAGCTTCGCATTACACCGCGCACCATCATCGATCCTGCGTGCGCTTCGTACGGAACGAACTTTGGCTATCCCGCCACGTACACCTGCGCACCGTTTGGACCGCTGGCCGCCACAGGCGCTGCATGGGCCTTTTCACGTTCGTTTCAGATGCCAACAGCGCAGACCGCTGAATTGTCGGTTTCTCAGCAGATTGCGACTCGAACGCACATTTCAGGCAGCTACGTTCTTGCCATGAGTCGTGAACTGACAGACACCGTTGATCTCAACATCGCGCCATCCACTTCCAACATCGCATTCCGTATCGTGCGCAACGGCGGCGAAGCGGGCGCAAGCGGCGGCGATGTATTTCATGTGCCGCTGTACACCGCACGCAAAACATCCGCGTTTGGCCCAGTGACGGCCATCCTTTCGGATGGCAACGGAACGTATCACGCCATGGCGTTGTCACTGGAGCATCAAACGCCACGCTCCCTTACGCTTCGTGCTTCGTGGACGTACAGTAAATCGCTCGACACCGTACGCACTGGTCCCACGGCGAGCAACGAGAACGCGCACTTCGATCCGTACAGTCCGCTTTACGATCGCGCGCCATCAAATTTCGATCACCGGCACCGCGTAACAATGCTGGCAGTGTGGCAACCGCATGCAGAGATGGCAAATGCTTTTCTTCGCGCGGTTGGCAATGGATGGTCGCTTTCCCCGGTACTGCTGTTTCAAAGCGGACGACCCTACAGCTATAACCTTTCCGGCGGTTCGTCCTTGCCGGGTGGCCGTGAGAGTCTGAACAACTCCGGCGGCGCGAATTACCTGCCCAGCGTGGGGCGCAATTCGTTGCGTCTCCCCTGGACTGAGAACGTCGATGTGAGTCTGTCGCGTGCCTTTGCGATAAAGCGTGATCGCGTCCGCCTGCGACTGATGATGCAGGCCTATAACCTGCTAAATCATGTGAACGTGACCACTGTGGAACAGCGCGCATTTCTTGTAGGTTCGGCAGGTGCAGATGGTGTCGTACCGCTTACCTTTCAAGACGCTGCAACGATCACCACAGAGGGAGTGACCGGAAAGCCCTTTGGCATGGCAAGTCAGTCGGCAAACTCGCCCACACGCGAACGACGTCTGCAGGCTGGCCTACGTTTTGAGTGGTAG
- a CDS encoding c-type cytochrome, which translates to MKCLPFISASLVLGALLASFPETLPAQEVPVSKENVLKQDNVIRGQKLFGQNCAACHGANATGGMGPNLTMSSLVRHDAGGKDIGTVIHEGRMDKGMPPFPQITSEQASDIAAFLHARIDAFTRASALGASAFAGSLNVGDANAGKAVFAAKCATCHSVTGDLKGIATKRDPAELEQSILLPKAKPETGSVTAAGKKYEGRFLHRDGFTVTLQTADGVSHTWETDHVTVNVPDPLKGHKALLPTYTDKEIHDVFSYLETLK; encoded by the coding sequence ATGAAATGCCTTCCCTTCATTTCCGCCTCTTTGGTCCTTGGGGCTCTACTTGCCTCTTTTCCGGAAACGCTTCCGGCACAGGAAGTTCCAGTCTCCAAGGAGAACGTCCTCAAACAGGACAATGTCATCCGCGGCCAGAAGCTGTTTGGTCAGAACTGCGCTGCCTGCCACGGTGCCAACGCCACCGGCGGCATGGGCCCGAACCTGACCATGTCCTCGCTGGTGCGCCACGACGCGGGTGGTAAGGACATTGGCACAGTGATCCATGAAGGCCGCATGGATAAAGGCATGCCGCCGTTTCCGCAGATCACGTCGGAGCAGGCTTCGGACATTGCAGCGTTTCTTCATGCGCGTATCGATGCATTTACACGCGCGTCAGCTCTTGGCGCGAGCGCCTTTGCCGGATCGTTGAATGTGGGTGATGCCAACGCGGGTAAGGCGGTCTTTGCTGCGAAATGTGCCACTTGCCACTCCGTTACGGGGGATCTGAAAGGCATTGCGACGAAGCGCGATCCTGCGGAGCTGGAACAGTCGATCCTGTTGCCGAAGGCGAAGCCGGAGACGGGTTCTGTGACGGCTGCCGGAAAGAAGTATGAAGGCCGTTTCCTGCATCGCGACGGCTTCACCGTGACGTTGCAGACCGCCGACGGCGTGTCACACACGTGGGAAACCGATCACGTGACTGTGAACGTACCCGATCCGTTAAAGGGACATAAGGCGCTGCTGCCCACCTACACCGATAAGGAAATTCATGATGTCTTCTCGTACCTGGAAACGCTCAAGTAG
- a CDS encoding glycoside hydrolase family 27 protein: MRRIAFALLASALSLSAVAQTKPAAQTTLAPTPPMGWNSWNWFAGKVTQDDVKAAADLIVSSGMRDAGYVYVNIDDTWEGKRDASGVLHTNEKFPDMKALADYVHSKGLKLGIYSSPGDQTCAKYEGSLGHEQQDADLYASWGIDYLKYDLCGFGKEMKSKAPDDQLKQNQMMHDAYEKMHQALLKTGRPIVYSLCQYGFDSVWQWGPSVGANLWRTTGDVQANWASIALIGKTQIGLGKYAGPGHWNDPDMLEVGNGKLSPNENRAHMGMWAMLAAPLLAGNNLTQLTPEVTGILTNREVVAIDQDKLGKQAERVYQEGPIEIWSRPLADGGVALAVINFGEDENFVRGVGLHLKEAGVKPGMKAHDIWNAKDLGAIKDDYKYSLKRHQMLLLRFSK; this comes from the coding sequence ATGCGACGTATTGCCTTTGCCCTGCTTGCTTCTGCACTTTCTCTGTCTGCCGTGGCGCAGACCAAACCCGCAGCACAGACCACGCTGGCGCCCACACCGCCCATGGGATGGAACTCGTGGAACTGGTTCGCTGGAAAAGTAACGCAGGACGACGTGAAGGCCGCAGCGGATCTCATCGTCTCCAGCGGCATGCGCGATGCGGGCTATGTGTACGTGAACATTGACGATACGTGGGAAGGCAAGCGCGACGCGAGCGGCGTGCTGCACACCAACGAGAAGTTCCCGGACATGAAGGCGCTGGCCGACTATGTACACAGCAAGGGCCTGAAGCTGGGCATCTACAGCAGCCCCGGCGACCAGACCTGCGCGAAGTACGAAGGCAGCCTGGGCCATGAGCAGCAGGACGCCGACCTGTATGCCTCGTGGGGTATCGACTACCTCAAGTACGACCTCTGCGGGTTCGGCAAGGAGATGAAAAGCAAGGCTCCGGATGACCAGCTGAAGCAGAACCAGATGATGCACGACGCCTACGAGAAAATGCACCAGGCGCTGCTGAAGACAGGACGCCCCATCGTGTACAGCCTGTGCCAATATGGCTTTGATTCCGTATGGCAGTGGGGACCGTCCGTGGGTGCAAACCTGTGGCGCACAACGGGTGACGTGCAGGCGAACTGGGCCTCCATCGCGCTCATTGGGAAGACACAGATTGGACTCGGCAAGTACGCTGGCCCCGGCCATTGGAACGATCCCGACATGCTGGAAGTGGGCAACGGCAAGCTGTCGCCGAATGAGAACCGTGCACACATGGGCATGTGGGCCATGCTGGCCGCGCCGCTGCTGGCAGGCAACAACCTGACGCAGTTGACCCCGGAAGTCACTGGCATCCTGACAAACCGCGAAGTCGTGGCCATTGATCAGGACAAGCTGGGCAAGCAGGCAGAGCGTGTCTACCAGGAAGGACCAATCGAAATCTGGTCGCGTCCGCTGGCTGACGGCGGTGTGGCTCTGGCTGTCATCAACTTCGGTGAAGATGAGAACTTTGTGCGCGGCGTTGGTCTCCACCTGAAGGAAGCAGGCGTGAAGCCAGGCATGAAGGCACACGATATCTGGAATGCAAAGGACCTTGGCGCGATCAAGGACGACTACAAGTACTCGCTGAAACGCCACCAGATGTTGCTGCTTCGGTTCTCGAAGTAG
- the obgE gene encoding GTPase ObgE, whose amino-acid sequence MFIDEARIRIKAGDGGNGCMAFRREKFVPRGGPSGGDGGHGGDILMRSSEKHNTLVHFRFNPEHKADRGTHGEGSNMSGRSGEHTLLAVPVGTQVFDEETGDLIHDFRYPDEQIVVARGGRGGRGNQHFATSTHQAPREHELGRPGEEKHLRLELKLLADVGLVGYPNVGKSTLISRLSAARPKIANYAFTTLEPNLGVVKVGDFPHEQSFVIADMPGLIEGASQGAGLGIQFLRHIERTSVLAHLVDVSDGSGRPDPVEDFKVIAGELKEFGHHLEDKPVIVVAAKIDAANPDKLKKLQTYAKRRKLPFYAISAVTGEGLEALKFALGKAVEEHRKGIDLLPPPAPAPRKHKSPYPPPLASKKSGR is encoded by the coding sequence ATGTTTATTGACGAGGCAAGAATCCGGATAAAGGCGGGAGACGGCGGCAATGGCTGCATGGCCTTCCGCCGGGAAAAGTTCGTTCCGCGCGGCGGTCCGTCCGGCGGCGACGGCGGCCACGGTGGCGACATCCTGATGCGTTCCAGCGAGAAGCACAACACGCTGGTCCATTTCCGCTTCAATCCGGAACACAAAGCAGATCGCGGCACCCACGGCGAAGGCTCCAACATGAGCGGCCGCAGTGGCGAACACACCCTTCTGGCCGTGCCGGTGGGAACGCAGGTCTTCGACGAAGAGACCGGCGACCTGATTCATGATTTTCGCTACCCCGACGAACAGATTGTCGTAGCACGCGGCGGACGTGGCGGACGCGGCAACCAGCACTTTGCCACCAGCACCCATCAAGCTCCACGCGAACACGAACTGGGCCGTCCCGGCGAAGAGAAGCATCTGCGACTGGAACTGAAGCTACTCGCCGATGTGGGCCTTGTTGGCTACCCGAATGTGGGTAAATCGACGCTGATTTCGCGCCTTTCGGCTGCTCGTCCCAAGATTGCGAATTACGCTTTCACCACGCTGGAACCGAACCTGGGCGTGGTCAAGGTGGGCGATTTCCCGCACGAACAGTCGTTCGTCATTGCAGATATGCCCGGACTGATCGAAGGCGCGAGCCAGGGTGCGGGACTGGGTATCCAGTTTCTTCGCCACATTGAACGCACCAGCGTTCTGGCCCACCTTGTCGATGTTTCTGACGGTAGTGGACGCCCGGACCCGGTAGAAGATTTCAAGGTGATCGCCGGCGAGCTCAAGGAGTTCGGCCACCATCTGGAAGACAAGCCTGTCATCGTGGTTGCTGCCAAGATCGACGCCGCGAACCCGGATAAGCTGAAGAAACTACAGACTTACGCCAAGCGTCGCAAGCTGCCTTTCTATGCGATCTCCGCCGTTACTGGTGAAGGCCTTGAGGCGCTGAAATTCGCTCTGGGCAAGGCTGTGGAGGAACATCGCAAAGGCATTGATTTGCTCCCCCCACCCGCACCTGCGCCACGCAAACATAAGAGCCCGTATCCGCCGCCGCTGGCCAGCAAGAAATCCGGCCGCTGA
- a CDS encoding TonB-dependent receptor, which yields MQTNPLRSLALAAVLMSGTAIGAFAQSAVDGAVGGIIHDPTGAVVPGAQITVTNNGTSAAQTVKADDQGYFRAIHLQPGTYTVEVTSTGFGAYKSTAVVVQVGLLTNVDASLAAAGTSTEVTVTSEVPAINTTSPDFNSVIEQHVLQNLPVNNYRWSSYAALTPGVVSNSDGFGLLSFRGQSVLQNNITIDGADDNQAFFAEERGRTRAGYSTAQSAVQEFQVNTSNYTVEYGRAVGGVVNSVTKSGTNQFHGELYFRDRDAGWGSKSPTTQLTTVTSSGPVTNVIKPKDWRKQFGGAVSGPIIKDKLFFLLAIDKFKRNFPGTGVASSPATFFAAPDATLPNGKTCGVTSGTAAPSAADASNCTLALNYLGNYNQYANAVPLYNSGLTALNTMLGAVPRTGDQNIFFPKIDWQINGRNHATFEVNRLNWASPAGIQTQATNTYGTRSFGDDFVKLTFGVAKLDTTITNNLVNEVRYQYGRDFEYEFAQTPATSYEQNYINRARGGSYTNPFGLPPNVSITNGFNFGTQTFLQRQRYPDERRWQVADTANWTHGSHNVKFGMDYLHTYDLSQNLRSQFGSYSYSTVGQYLGDWYNGQSTDPTVYNKAKNYSSFQQAFGPTAFDFVTHDIGIFAQDEWKATPNLSITYGLRYELQLFPQPYAGLPVTGGSFGTNAIAQTGAMPSDKNNIAPRVGFAWDPFGDGKTSVRGGFGLFYGRTINSTIYSALTSTGNATQVNGVPVSQLTFNYTSTQSGAPSYPAVISSVGSAGAAPASTYFAKGFQNPYTEQFDLSIQRSIGWRTTIGASYIGALGREMPNFVDANLPTPTTTVTYTVADTTGKGPLPNGTKVSTRFYAKGATGTVAAGVNGPNAYASSQRPNPVFGAVTAIVSNASSSYHGVILEAKHQLTNGLSFDVNYTYSHALDNGVNSTTFTSANAYTDPLNPAADYGNSDNNVPQRLVMYAVYQTPKFVHGPLGLITNAWEISPSFAAQSGLPYSLASSGTPTTALGDNGASLSAIGGGINGSNGAFRIANIGRNTYKLPRTMVADLRLSKRFVIREGMDVELLGESFNIANHYNITGVTTTGYTIATSATANTLTYSSAFGTRTSVNSNLAYSPRQIQLGAKFHF from the coding sequence ATGCAAACGAATCCCCTCCGCAGCCTTGCGCTTGCGGCAGTACTTATGTCTGGAACGGCGATTGGCGCATTTGCGCAGTCGGCCGTCGACGGCGCAGTAGGCGGAATTATCCATGATCCGACCGGTGCAGTCGTGCCGGGAGCACAGATCACCGTCACCAACAATGGCACTTCAGCCGCCCAGACTGTCAAGGCCGATGATCAGGGCTACTTCCGCGCAATCCATCTTCAGCCCGGAACCTACACCGTGGAAGTCACCTCCACAGGCTTCGGCGCATACAAGTCCACAGCCGTCGTTGTGCAGGTTGGTTTGCTGACCAACGTGGATGCAAGCCTTGCCGCTGCGGGCACAAGCACTGAAGTCACCGTAACCTCCGAAGTTCCGGCCATCAACACCACCTCGCCCGACTTCAACAGCGTCATCGAACAGCACGTTCTGCAGAACCTGCCGGTCAACAACTACCGCTGGTCCAGCTACGCTGCCCTCACGCCGGGCGTCGTGTCGAACTCCGACGGTTTCGGCCTGTTGAGCTTCCGTGGCCAGAGCGTACTGCAGAACAACATCACCATTGACGGTGCAGACGACAACCAGGCCTTCTTCGCAGAAGAGCGCGGTCGTACACGTGCTGGATACTCCACGGCGCAGAGCGCAGTGCAGGAGTTCCAGGTGAACACCTCGAACTACACGGTGGAATACGGTCGCGCAGTGGGTGGCGTTGTGAACTCCGTGACCAAGAGCGGTACAAACCAGTTCCACGGCGAACTCTACTTCCGCGATCGTGACGCAGGCTGGGGTTCCAAGTCGCCGACCACGCAGCTTACCACCGTTACTTCCTCTGGCCCTGTCACGAACGTGATCAAGCCGAAGGATTGGCGCAAGCAGTTTGGTGGCGCGGTCAGCGGTCCCATCATCAAGGACAAGCTGTTCTTCCTGCTTGCCATTGATAAGTTCAAGCGCAACTTCCCCGGAACGGGCGTTGCCAGCAGCCCGGCTACCTTCTTTGCTGCTCCGGACGCAACCCTGCCCAACGGCAAGACCTGCGGTGTCACCAGCGGAACGGCTGCGCCCAGCGCGGCAGATGCCAGCAATTGCACCCTGGCGTTGAACTACCTTGGCAACTACAACCAGTACGCCAATGCAGTCCCGCTGTACAACAGCGGTCTCACGGCGCTGAACACCATGCTCGGCGCTGTGCCCCGTACTGGCGATCAGAACATCTTCTTCCCGAAGATTGACTGGCAGATCAACGGTCGTAACCACGCCACCTTTGAAGTCAACCGCCTGAACTGGGCATCGCCCGCCGGCATTCAGACGCAGGCTACGAATACCTACGGCACGCGCTCGTTCGGTGATGACTTCGTGAAGCTCACCTTTGGCGTGGCCAAGCTGGACACCACCATCACCAACAACCTCGTCAACGAAGTGCGTTACCAGTACGGCCGCGACTTCGAGTATGAGTTTGCCCAGACTCCGGCTACCAGCTACGAGCAGAACTACATCAACCGTGCTCGTGGCGGCTCCTATACCAACCCGTTTGGCCTACCCCCGAACGTCAGCATCACCAACGGTTTCAACTTTGGTACGCAGACCTTCCTGCAGCGCCAGCGTTATCCCGATGAGCGCCGTTGGCAGGTGGCTGACACCGCAAACTGGACGCACGGTTCGCACAACGTGAAGTTCGGTATGGACTATCTGCACACCTACGACCTGAGCCAGAATCTGCGCAGCCAGTTCGGCAGCTACAGCTACTCCACCGTGGGCCAGTACCTCGGCGACTGGTACAACGGTCAGAGCACCGACCCCACCGTTTACAACAAGGCGAAGAACTACTCGTCCTTCCAGCAGGCCTTCGGTCCCACGGCATTCGACTTCGTCACGCACGACATCGGTATCTTCGCGCAGGATGAGTGGAAGGCTACCCCGAACCTCAGCATCACCTATGGCCTTCGTTACGAGCTGCAGCTCTTCCCGCAGCCTTATGCAGGTTTGCCTGTAACAGGTGGAAGCTTCGGTACCAACGCCATCGCCCAGACCGGTGCAATGCCGTCGGATAAGAACAACATTGCTCCGCGCGTCGGCTTTGCGTGGGATCCGTTCGGTGATGGCAAGACCAGTGTGCGCGGTGGATTCGGCCTCTTCTATGGCCGCACCATCAACTCCACCATCTACAGCGCGCTGACCTCCACCGGCAACGCAACGCAGGTGAATGGTGTGCCGGTTTCGCAGCTTACCTTCAACTACACGTCCACGCAGAGCGGTGCACCGTCTTACCCGGCAGTCATCTCCAGCGTAGGTTCGGCGGGTGCGGCTCCTGCCTCCACGTACTTCGCAAAGGGCTTCCAGAACCCCTACACGGAGCAGTTTGACCTCTCCATCCAGCGCTCCATTGGTTGGAGAACGACCATCGGCGCCAGCTACATTGGTGCACTTGGTCGCGAGATGCCGAACTTCGTGGATGCCAACCTGCCCACGCCGACAACGACTGTGACCTACACAGTTGCGGACACCACCGGCAAGGGGCCCCTGCCGAACGGCACGAAGGTCAGCACACGCTTCTATGCCAAGGGTGCTACGGGCACTGTGGCAGCGGGCGTGAATGGTCCTAATGCCTACGCAAGCAGCCAGCGTCCCAACCCTGTGTTCGGCGCGGTAACGGCGATTGTCAGCAATGCCAGCTCCAGCTATCACGGTGTGATTCTGGAAGCGAAGCACCAGCTCACAAACGGCCTGTCGTTCGATGTGAACTACACCTACTCCCACGCGTTGGATAACGGCGTGAACAGCACCACGTTCACCAGCGCCAATGCCTACACGGATCCGCTGAACCCCGCGGCTGACTACGGCAACTCGGATAACAACGTGCCTCAGCGTCTGGTGATGTACGCCGTTTACCAAACGCCGAAGTTCGTCCACGGTCCTCTTGGTCTGATCACGAACGCATGGGAAATCTCTCCCAGCTTCGCAGCACAGAGCGGTCTGCCGTACTCGCTGGCAAGCAGCGGTACCCCGACCACAGCGCTGGGCGACAACGGTGCTTCGTTGTCGGCTATCGGTGGTGGTATCAACGGCTCCAACGGCGCATTCCGTATCGCGAACATTGGCCGCAATACCTACAAGCTGCCCCGCACCATGGTGGCTGACCTTCGCCTCAGCAAGCGTTTCGTGATCCGCGAAGGTATGGATGTGGAGCTGCTGGGTGAGAGCTTCAACATTGCGAACCACTACAACATCACCGGCGTAACCACGACCGGCTACACCATCGCCACCAGTGCAACGGCCAACACGCTGACCTACAGCTCGGCATTCGGCACGCGCACCTCGGTGAACAGCAACCTGGCTTACAGCCCGCGTCAGATCCAGTTGGGAGCGAAGTTCCACTTCTAA